One window of the Marinilactibacillus sp. Marseille-P9653 genome contains the following:
- a CDS encoding ParA family protein produces the protein MAQIIAVANQKGGVGKTTTTVNLGASLAYAGKKILLIDMDAQGNATSGLGIRKGEVDRDIYDVLINEVPLEEVILPTSRENLSIVPATIQLAGAEVELTSLMARETRLKRAIETIDEGYDYVLIDCPPSLGHLTINAFTASDSVLIPVQCEYYALEGLSQLLNTVRLVQKHFNKELKVEGVLLTMLDARTNLGFEVVNEVKKYFREKVYNTIIPRNIRLSEAPSYGLSIIDYDLRSKGAEVYQELAKEVMTNGK, from the coding sequence ATGGCGCAGATTATTGCCGTTGCGAACCAAAAGGGTGGTGTAGGTAAAACAACTACGACTGTCAATTTGGGTGCATCACTTGCTTATGCAGGGAAGAAAATATTATTGATTGATATGGACGCACAAGGGAATGCTACAAGTGGATTAGGCATTCGTAAAGGAGAAGTTGATAGAGATATTTACGATGTTTTAATTAACGAAGTACCTCTTGAAGAAGTCATTTTGCCTACTAGTAGAGAAAATCTCTCTATTGTACCTGCTACGATTCAACTGGCAGGAGCAGAAGTTGAACTGACGAGTCTTATGGCTAGAGAAACACGACTTAAAAGAGCGATTGAAACCATTGATGAAGGTTATGACTATGTATTGATTGATTGCCCGCCATCTTTGGGTCATTTGACAATCAATGCTTTTACAGCGAGTGATTCTGTCTTGATTCCGGTTCAGTGTGAATACTATGCGCTTGAAGGATTGAGTCAGTTATTGAATACGGTCCGCCTTGTTCAGAAACATTTCAATAAAGAATTGAAAGTAGAAGGCGTACTCTTAACGATGCTGGATGCAAGAACAAACCTTGGATTCGAAGTCGTTAACGAAGTGAAAAAATATTTTCGCGAAAAAGTTTACAATACAATCATCCCAAGAAACATTCGCTTGTCCGAAGCACCAAGTTACGGACTTTCGATCATTGACTATGATTTAAGGTCGAAAGGTGCAGAAGTCTACCAAGAGTTAGCGAAGGAAGTGATGACGAATGGTAAATAA
- a CDS encoding ParB/RepB/Spo0J family partition protein yields MVNKKKGLGRGIDALFDVPDFEKEVNRDDERVELIALDEIRPNPYQPRRHFDEAALNELASSIEVSGVLQPIILRKSSVKGYEIIAGERRFRASKIAGKETVPAIIRELDEEVMMQVAILENLQREDLTSLEEAEAYNMMMEKLSMTQEKVAEKLGKSRSYIANHLRLLTLPIEVKNLLQENKLSNGQARTLLGLKDKKKLTKLARRTVKEGLTVRQLELLVAEANQKPKTEPSAKVEVDKSIYIKRSEELLTDKFGTSVVIREKGKKGKIEIEYVSQDDLNRILEDLNIDFD; encoded by the coding sequence ATGGTAAATAAGAAAAAAGGATTAGGCCGTGGAATCGATGCATTGTTTGATGTGCCAGATTTCGAAAAAGAAGTGAATCGTGACGACGAGCGTGTAGAATTGATTGCACTTGATGAAATTCGTCCGAATCCCTATCAACCTAGAAGACATTTTGATGAGGCAGCACTGAACGAGCTTGCGAGTTCTATCGAGGTATCTGGTGTACTTCAACCTATTATCCTGAGAAAATCTTCCGTAAAAGGATATGAAATTATAGCCGGAGAACGTCGCTTTAGAGCATCTAAGATTGCTGGAAAAGAGACGGTTCCAGCTATCATTCGTGAATTAGACGAAGAAGTTATGATGCAAGTTGCGATACTTGAAAACTTGCAACGGGAAGATCTGACATCACTTGAAGAAGCGGAAGCTTATAATATGATGATGGAAAAATTGTCTATGACTCAAGAAAAAGTAGCCGAAAAACTAGGCAAAAGCCGTTCTTACATCGCCAATCATTTGAGATTATTAACATTACCGATAGAAGTGAAAAATCTTCTTCAGGAAAACAAATTGTCTAACGGACAAGCGAGAACACTGCTAGGTCTTAAAGATAAGAAAAAACTAACAAAACTTGCAAGACGTACGGTTAAAGAAGGCCTTACAGTAAGACAATTAGAACTTCTGGTAGCGGAAGCAAATCAGAAGCCTAAAACAGAGCCTAGCGCAAAAGTAGAAGTAGATAAATCTATTTACATCAAACGTTCGGAAGAATTGTTAACAGATAAATTTGGAACGAGCGTAGTGATACGAGAAAAAGGTAAAAAAGGTAAGATTGAAATTGAGTATGTCTCTCAAGATGATTTGAATCGGATATTAGAAGATTTAAATATTGATTTTGATTGA
- a CDS encoding DUF951 domain-containing protein, whose amino-acid sequence MDKAYELNDIVEMKKKHPCGVNRWAIIRMGADIRVKCEGCGQLVLMPRREFERKMKKVLVKADATES is encoded by the coding sequence ATGGATAAAGCATACGAACTGAATGACATCGTTGAAATGAAGAAAAAGCATCCTTGTGGTGTAAACCGTTGGGCCATTATTAGAATGGGCGCGGACATCCGTGTAAAATGTGAGGGATGCGGCCAGTTAGTACTGATGCCTAGACGAGAGTTTGAAAGAAAAATGAAAAAGGTTCTAGTTAAAGCAGATGCAACTGAATCTTAA
- the ychF gene encoding redox-regulated ATPase YchF — protein MPLTAGIVGLPNVGKSTLFNAITKAGVEAANYPFATIDPNVGIVEVPDRRLDRLKELVNPKKVVPTTFEFTDIAGIVKGASKGEGLGNKFLANIREVDAICHVVRCFEDENITHVSGSVNPADDIETINLELALADLDAVEKRYDRVKRQAKSKDKESMEMVAVLEKIIPVLEEGKPVRMLSFTPEELPIVKSLFLLTSKPVLYVANVAEEDIADAEGNAYLETVKSIAAEEGAEVVTISAAIEEEIAELDDEEKAMFLEDLGVEEPGLDKLIRSSYDLLGLATFFTAGEQEVRAWTFRKGMKAPQTAGVIHSDFEHGFIRAETIAYADYDALGSEKAAREAGKLRSEGKEYVVQDGDVILFRFNV, from the coding sequence ATGCCTTTAACAGCAGGAATCGTCGGTTTACCAAACGTCGGAAAATCGACATTATTTAATGCCATTACAAAAGCAGGAGTCGAAGCAGCAAATTATCCGTTTGCGACTATTGACCCCAACGTAGGAATCGTAGAAGTACCAGACCGTAGACTAGACAGATTAAAAGAACTCGTTAATCCTAAAAAGGTAGTTCCCACTACTTTTGAATTCACAGATATTGCAGGTATTGTAAAAGGTGCCAGTAAAGGGGAAGGACTAGGAAACAAGTTCCTAGCTAACATCCGTGAAGTAGACGCAATTTGTCACGTGGTTCGTTGTTTTGAAGATGAAAACATTACGCATGTATCTGGATCCGTAAATCCAGCTGATGATATCGAAACTATCAACTTGGAACTTGCGCTTGCAGACTTAGACGCAGTGGAAAAACGCTACGATCGCGTTAAAAGACAAGCTAAATCCAAAGACAAAGAGTCTATGGAAATGGTAGCTGTACTAGAAAAAATCATTCCTGTTTTAGAAGAAGGCAAACCAGTCAGAATGCTTTCATTTACACCAGAAGAATTGCCGATTGTGAAATCACTCTTCTTGTTAACAAGTAAACCTGTTTTGTACGTAGCCAATGTTGCAGAAGAAGACATTGCGGATGCAGAAGGTAATGCCTACTTGGAAACAGTGAAAAGTATTGCTGCTGAAGAAGGAGCAGAAGTTGTAACCATCTCTGCAGCAATCGAAGAAGAAATCGCTGAACTAGACGATGAAGAAAAAGCGATGTTTTTAGAAGATCTTGGCGTAGAAGAGCCTGGACTAGATAAATTGATTCGTTCTTCTTACGACTTACTGGGACTTGCAACATTCTTTACTGCAGGCGAACAAGAAGTACGGGCGTGGACATTCCGTAAAGGCATGAAAGCTCCACAAACTGCAGGTGTGATTCATAGTGACTTTGAGCACGGATTTATTCGTGCTGAAACAATTGCCTATGCTGATTACGACGCTTTAGGAAGCGAAAAAGCGGCAAGAGAAGCGGGTAAATTGCGTTCAGAAGGAAAAGAATATGTCGTACAAGATGGAGATGTCATTCTTTTCAGATTCAACGTATAA